A genome region from Sphingomonas sp. BGYR3 includes the following:
- the nuoK gene encoding NADH-quinone oxidoreductase subunit NuoK encodes MIGLTHYLVVSAILFTLGVLGIFVNRKNLIVILMAIELILLAVNLNLVAFSAFLGDLVGQVFAMFVLTVAAGEAAIGLAILVIYFRGRGTISVEDVNRMKG; translated from the coding sequence GTGATCGGCCTGACGCACTATCTCGTCGTATCGGCGATCCTGTTCACGCTTGGCGTGCTGGGCATCTTCGTCAACCGCAAGAACCTGATCGTCATCCTGATGGCGATCGAATTGATCCTGCTTGCGGTGAACCTCAACCTGGTCGCCTTTTCCGCCTTTCTGGGCGATCTGGTGGGACAGGTGTTTGCCATGTTCGTGCTGACCGTCGCCGCTGGCGAGGCAGCGATCGGGCTGGCGATCCTGGTCATCTATTTCCGTGGCCGGGGTACGATCTCGGTCGAAGACGTCAACCGGATGAAGGGGTGA